The proteins below come from a single Arthrobacter sp. zg-Y1171 genomic window:
- a CDS encoding glycosyltransferase family 4 protein, producing MIPTNPKILIAGLNYSPEPSGNAPYISGLATGLSDKGYRVSVLTGYPHYPEWRRRPGYKGWSISEAIGGVSVRRLNHLVPARPRSFARLGMELSFGLRLAFARWGPQSAVILVSPALFATGIALLRARMAPAKPPVLIWVHDLYSLGITETGTSGSAVSKVMEWVESKILRSADRVVVVHERFRHYVTGQLGVDPDRVEVVRNWTHLKPFNLEDRAASRASFGWSPDDVVVLHAGNMGAKQGLENVVEAARVASREGSAVRFVLVGDGNQRSRLEQLAQGVGQIEFVDSLPGNRFQEALAAADVLLVNELPGVREMSVPSKLTSYFSSGVPILAATDKDSVTAEEIATAQAGMRVAAGSPVDLVRGAEAMAADKEQGLRFAENGRRFMETTLSEEHAVAKYGSYLMHLTAHHQKERIK from the coding sequence GTGATTCCAACTAACCCAAAAATACTCATTGCGGGCTTGAATTACAGCCCTGAGCCATCCGGCAACGCGCCATATATCTCTGGGTTGGCTACCGGACTTTCCGATAAGGGTTACCGAGTAAGCGTACTTACGGGCTATCCGCATTACCCGGAGTGGCGGCGGCGCCCGGGATACAAGGGATGGAGTATCTCTGAAGCAATCGGGGGCGTATCCGTTCGACGGTTAAACCATCTCGTCCCTGCCAGGCCTCGGAGCTTCGCAAGGCTCGGTATGGAGCTTTCTTTTGGCCTTCGACTGGCCTTTGCACGCTGGGGCCCGCAGAGCGCGGTCATCCTCGTTAGCCCAGCCCTTTTCGCCACGGGGATCGCTCTGCTCCGAGCACGCATGGCCCCGGCCAAGCCCCCCGTCCTCATCTGGGTGCACGATCTCTACAGCCTGGGCATTACGGAGACCGGAACCTCCGGTTCCGCAGTCAGCAAGGTCATGGAATGGGTTGAATCGAAAATACTGCGATCAGCCGACCGTGTTGTGGTCGTTCATGAGCGCTTTCGCCATTACGTGACCGGGCAACTCGGAGTGGACCCCGACCGAGTGGAAGTCGTCCGTAACTGGACACACCTCAAGCCGTTTAACCTTGAGGACCGCGCTGCTTCCCGTGCCTCGTTCGGATGGTCGCCGGACGACGTGGTTGTCCTTCATGCAGGGAATATGGGCGCCAAACAGGGGCTGGAGAACGTGGTGGAGGCAGCCCGCGTTGCCTCTCGCGAGGGTAGTGCCGTCCGTTTCGTATTGGTCGGCGACGGCAACCAGCGGAGCCGGCTTGAACAACTCGCGCAGGGCGTTGGTCAGATCGAATTTGTGGATTCACTTCCCGGTAATCGATTCCAGGAAGCCCTCGCCGCGGCGGACGTCCTCCTGGTCAATGAACTGCCGGGCGTCCGGGAGATGTCCGTGCCCAGCAAATTGACGTCATATTTCAGCTCCGGTGTTCCCATACTGGCCGCTACCGACAAGGACAGCGTCACGGCCGAGGAAATCGCTACCGCGCAGGCGGGTATGCGAGTGGCTGCAGGGAGCCCGGTTGATCTTGTCCGCGGCGCAGAGGCAATGGCGGCGGACAAGGAACAAGGGCTCCGTTTTGCTGAAAACGGCCGCCGTTTTATGGAGACGACATTGTCTGAGGAGCACGCCGTCGCTAAGTATGGTTCGTATCTCATGCATCTCACTGCCCACCATCAAAAGGAACGCATTAAGTAA
- a CDS encoding cysteine desulfurase, translating into MPVVTTPATLRPATGPMDNAEVLRIRNDFPILDQEVNGHRLVYLDSGATSQNPLSVIEAEQEFYEQRNSAVHRGAHTLAVAATDVYEQARETVAAFINARPNELVWTSNATEGLNLLAYSFSNASLGRGGEAAARFALKPGDEIVVTEMEHHANLIPWQELAARTGATLRYIPVDDDGALRLEEAELIIGPRTRILAFSHASNVLGTINPVETLVAMAHRHGALVVLDACQSVPHLPVDVKALDVDFLVFSGHKMLGPTGIGALYGKAELLDAMPVFLTGGSMITTVTMEKAAYLPAPQRFEAGTQRISQAMALGTAANYLTETGMDRIHAWETTLGQRLVQGLAAIDGIRVLGPKAGVERIGLAAFDVDGVHSHDVGQFLDDQGIAVRVGHHCAQPLHRRLGLVSTTRASTYLYNTTDDVDAFLAAVAGVRPFFGVK; encoded by the coding sequence GTGCCTGTGGTGACTACCCCCGCAACGTTGCGCCCGGCAACCGGGCCCATGGACAACGCCGAAGTGCTGCGCATCCGCAACGACTTCCCGATCCTCGACCAGGAGGTCAACGGGCACCGGCTGGTCTACCTTGACTCGGGTGCCACCTCCCAGAACCCGCTGAGTGTCATCGAAGCCGAGCAGGAGTTCTACGAGCAGCGCAATTCCGCGGTCCACCGCGGCGCCCACACCCTTGCCGTCGCCGCCACCGACGTCTACGAGCAGGCCCGCGAAACGGTGGCGGCCTTCATTAACGCCCGTCCCAATGAGCTGGTGTGGACCTCCAACGCCACCGAAGGCCTGAACCTGCTGGCCTACTCCTTCTCCAACGCTTCCCTGGGCCGAGGGGGAGAAGCTGCAGCCCGGTTCGCGTTGAAACCCGGGGACGAAATAGTCGTCACCGAAATGGAGCACCACGCCAACCTGATCCCGTGGCAGGAGCTTGCGGCCCGCACCGGCGCAACTCTGCGCTACATTCCGGTGGACGACGACGGCGCGCTGCGGCTCGAGGAGGCCGAGCTCATCATCGGGCCGCGCACCAGGATCCTGGCGTTCAGCCATGCCTCCAACGTGCTCGGCACCATCAACCCGGTGGAGACCCTGGTGGCCATGGCACACCGCCATGGCGCCCTGGTGGTGCTGGATGCATGCCAGTCCGTGCCGCACCTGCCGGTGGACGTGAAGGCGCTCGACGTCGACTTCCTGGTCTTCTCCGGGCACAAGATGCTCGGGCCCACGGGCATCGGCGCCCTCTACGGCAAGGCCGAGCTGCTGGATGCCATGCCGGTGTTCCTCACCGGCGGGTCCATGATCACCACGGTGACGATGGAAAAGGCCGCGTACCTGCCCGCACCCCAGCGTTTCGAGGCCGGAACGCAGCGGATCTCGCAGGCTATGGCCCTGGGTACGGCAGCGAACTACCTCACCGAGACCGGGATGGACCGCATCCACGCCTGGGAAACCACGCTCGGCCAGCGCCTGGTGCAGGGGCTGGCGGCCATCGACGGGATCCGCGTGCTGGGGCCGAAAGCCGGTGTGGAACGGATCGGCCTGGCGGCGTTCGACGTCGACGGCGTCCACTCCCACGACGTAGGCCAGTTCCTGGATGACCAGGGGATTGCCGTGCGGGTGGGCCACCACTGCGCCCAGCCGCTGCACCGCCGGCTGGGGCTGGTTTCCACCACCCGTGCCAGTACGTACCTCTACAACACCACGGACGACGTTGACGCGTTCCTAGCCGCAGTGGCCGGCGTCCGTCCGTTCTTTGGAGTGAAGTAA
- a CDS encoding GDP-L-fucose synthase: MADNTGFEPGKLDRNAPFYVAGHRGLVGSAIWRNLESAGFSNLLGRTSSELDLKDRPAVFEYFAETTPRYVVLAAAKVGGILANNTYPVDFLTENLQIQINVLDAAREQGVERLLFLGSSCIYPKFAEQPISEDSLLTGHLEPTNDAYAIAKIAGIMHIQAVRRQDGLPWISAMPTSLYGPGDNFSPEGSHVLPALIRRYDEAAQQGLSTVTNWGTGSPRREFLHVDDMAAACLHLLEHYDGPQQVNVGTGSDLTIKELAELVADAVGYNGSVEWDASKPDGTPQKLLDVSKLAATGWTAQIPFEDGIRDTVSWYRSHLTSLRG, from the coding sequence ATGGCAGACAACACGGGCTTCGAGCCCGGCAAACTCGACCGCAACGCTCCCTTCTACGTCGCTGGACACCGTGGACTCGTAGGGTCGGCCATTTGGCGCAACCTCGAATCCGCAGGTTTCTCGAATCTCCTGGGCCGGACCTCCAGTGAACTGGATCTGAAGGATCGCCCGGCCGTCTTCGAATACTTTGCGGAGACCACGCCCCGCTATGTGGTCCTGGCGGCAGCGAAGGTGGGAGGCATCCTCGCCAACAATACGTACCCGGTGGACTTCCTGACCGAGAACCTGCAGATCCAGATCAATGTGCTGGATGCCGCACGCGAACAGGGCGTGGAACGTCTTCTTTTCCTGGGATCTTCCTGCATATACCCCAAGTTTGCCGAGCAGCCCATTTCGGAGGATTCGCTTCTGACGGGGCATCTCGAACCCACCAACGACGCATATGCGATCGCGAAGATCGCCGGAATCATGCACATCCAGGCCGTCCGCCGCCAGGACGGGCTGCCCTGGATTTCAGCGATGCCCACCAGCCTTTACGGCCCGGGGGATAACTTTTCGCCGGAAGGATCCCATGTCCTTCCGGCTCTCATCCGCCGCTATGACGAGGCAGCGCAACAGGGATTGAGCACCGTGACCAACTGGGGTACAGGTTCGCCCCGGCGTGAATTCCTGCATGTCGACGACATGGCAGCTGCCTGCCTCCACCTCTTGGAGCATTATGACGGACCGCAGCAGGTGAACGTGGGAACGGGATCAGACCTCACGATCAAGGAACTCGCCGAACTTGTCGCCGACGCCGTGGGCTACAACGGGTCCGTGGAGTGGGATGCCTCGAAACCCGACGGCACCCCGCAAAAGCTACTCGACGTCTCCAAGCTGGCTGCCACCGGCTGGACCGCACAGATCCCCTTCGAGGACGGCATTCGGGACACAGTGTCCTGGTATCGGAGCCATCTCACCTCACTGCGCGGCTAG
- the gmd gene encoding GDP-mannose 4,6-dehydratase → MVKRALITGITGQDGSYLAELLLRKGYEVHGLIRRASTFNTSRVDHLYVDPHDPEAKLFLHYGDLSDGSRLATLLAGLRPDEVYNLAAQSHVRVSFDEPEHTADTTGMGSVRLLEAVRLTGIDTRYYQASSSEMFGATPPPQNEDTPFYPRSPYGAAKVYSYWITKNYREAYGMYAVNGVLFNHESPRRGETFVTRKISRAVAAIKAGQQRYLYMGNLDAIRDWGYAAEYVEGMWRMLQADEPEDFVLATGGNYTVRDFLTIAFEHAGLEWEEHVKFDERYLRPTEVDALVGDASKAQEKLGWKATVHTPDLARIMVDADTEMLKHSGRNWVDTVNLESWND, encoded by the coding sequence TTGGTTAAGCGCGCACTCATTACAGGAATCACCGGGCAGGACGGCTCCTACCTTGCGGAGCTTCTGCTGAGGAAGGGATATGAGGTGCACGGGCTTATCCGCCGCGCCTCGACATTCAATACCTCCCGGGTGGACCACCTTTACGTGGATCCGCACGACCCGGAGGCAAAACTGTTCCTGCACTACGGAGACCTCAGCGACGGGTCGCGCCTGGCGACGCTGCTCGCCGGCCTGCGGCCGGATGAGGTCTACAACCTCGCCGCCCAGTCCCATGTCCGTGTGTCCTTTGACGAACCCGAACATACGGCGGACACCACGGGCATGGGTTCGGTTCGGCTCCTCGAGGCAGTGCGCCTCACTGGAATAGACACCAGGTATTACCAGGCATCCTCGTCGGAAATGTTCGGCGCTACTCCGCCGCCGCAGAACGAGGACACTCCGTTTTATCCACGGTCGCCGTACGGCGCCGCGAAGGTATACAGCTACTGGATCACGAAGAACTACCGCGAGGCCTATGGCATGTACGCGGTGAACGGAGTTCTTTTCAACCACGAATCCCCCCGCCGCGGCGAAACATTCGTCACCCGTAAGATTTCCCGCGCCGTAGCCGCCATCAAGGCCGGGCAGCAGCGGTATCTGTACATGGGTAACCTGGACGCCATCCGTGACTGGGGCTACGCCGCGGAATACGTGGAGGGCATGTGGCGCATGCTGCAGGCGGACGAGCCCGAGGATTTTGTGCTGGCCACCGGTGGAAACTACACCGTGAGGGACTTCCTCACCATCGCCTTCGAACACGCAGGGCTCGAATGGGAAGAACACGTGAAGTTCGATGAACGGTATCTTCGGCCCACGGAGGTTGACGCACTCGTTGGTGATGCCTCCAAGGCACAGGAGAAGCTTGGGTGGAAAGCCACGGTACATACTCCCGATCTCGCCCGCATCATGGTGGATGCTGACACCGAAATGCTCAAGCACTCGGGCCGTAATTGGGTCGATACCGTGAACCTCGAGTCTTGGAATGACTGA
- a CDS encoding UDP-glucose/GDP-mannose dehydrogenase family protein gives MRLSVIGCGYLGAVHAVSMARLGHNVVGIDVDTARIADLAAGRAPFFEPRLPELLAEGLESGRLRFSSDLADAAGADVHFVCVGTPQRKGEYAADMRYVDAAVAGLAPYLAPGNIVAGKSTVPVGTAARLADQLAEAAPEAILAWNPEFLREGHAVQDTLTPDRFVYGVPDDAAGAAAVAALDEVYSTPLSAGTPRMVVDYATAELVKTAANSFLATKISFINAMAEVCEASGADVTALADAIGMDERIGRSFLNAGVGFGGGCLPKDIRAFMARAGELGADQALTFLREVDAINMRRRSKVVEMTREICGGSLLGKRVTILGAAFKPESDDVRDSPALSAAAQMQLQGATVTVADPQALQNAKGRFPELNYEPVTGNALLGAHAVVLLTEWKEYRSLDPEATGTLVADRNIIDGRNVLDPAAWRGAGWNYRGMGRP, from the coding sequence GTGCGTCTCTCGGTTATTGGCTGCGGCTATCTGGGCGCCGTCCACGCGGTTTCCATGGCCCGGCTTGGACATAACGTTGTGGGGATCGACGTCGACACCGCAAGGATCGCGGACCTCGCCGCGGGCCGGGCGCCGTTCTTCGAGCCCCGCCTGCCTGAGCTCCTTGCGGAAGGGCTGGAGAGTGGCCGCCTGAGGTTCAGCAGCGACCTGGCGGACGCCGCCGGCGCTGACGTCCATTTCGTCTGCGTGGGCACGCCCCAGCGCAAAGGCGAGTACGCCGCGGACATGCGGTACGTGGACGCGGCAGTCGCCGGCCTGGCGCCGTACCTGGCCCCCGGCAACATAGTGGCCGGCAAGTCCACCGTCCCGGTGGGCACCGCCGCACGGCTGGCCGATCAGCTGGCTGAAGCCGCGCCGGAAGCGATCCTGGCCTGGAATCCGGAATTCCTGCGCGAGGGTCACGCCGTCCAGGACACGTTAACCCCTGACCGCTTTGTCTACGGTGTTCCCGACGACGCGGCGGGAGCCGCCGCCGTCGCGGCGCTGGACGAGGTTTATTCCACCCCATTGTCCGCCGGCACCCCGCGCATGGTGGTGGACTATGCCACGGCCGAACTGGTCAAGACCGCCGCCAATTCCTTCCTGGCCACCAAGATCAGCTTCATCAACGCCATGGCGGAGGTCTGCGAGGCGTCGGGTGCGGATGTCACGGCCCTGGCCGACGCCATCGGCATGGACGAACGCATCGGACGGAGCTTCCTGAATGCCGGCGTCGGGTTCGGCGGCGGCTGCCTGCCCAAGGATATCCGTGCGTTCATGGCACGGGCCGGGGAACTGGGTGCCGACCAGGCACTGACCTTCCTGCGCGAGGTGGACGCCATCAATATGCGCCGCCGCTCCAAGGTTGTCGAAATGACACGCGAAATCTGCGGCGGCTCCCTGCTGGGCAAGCGGGTGACCATCCTGGGCGCCGCATTCAAGCCGGAGAGCGACGACGTCCGCGACTCCCCTGCCCTGAGCGCTGCGGCCCAGATGCAGCTCCAGGGTGCCACCGTGACCGTGGCCGACCCCCAGGCCCTGCAGAACGCGAAGGGCCGCTTCCCCGAACTGAACTACGAGCCCGTCACCGGGAATGCGCTGCTGGGGGCCCATGCCGTGGTGCTGCTGACCGAGTGGAAGGAATACCGGTCCCTCGACCCGGAAGCCACCGGGACCCTCGTTGCGGATCGGAACATCATTGACGGCCGCAACGTCCTCGACCCGGCCGCCTGGCGGGGCGCCGGTTGGAACTACCGCGGCATGGGCCGGCCCTAA
- the sufU gene encoding Fe-S cluster assembly sulfur transfer protein SufU codes for MSSDLQQLYQQIILEHAKRRRGDGLAAAPDGLASGESHQLNPTCGDEITLRAAVDGSTVHGISWEGQGCSISMASASVLTELAAGLERDEVLSLVDEFRTLMRSRGSIEPDEEVLGDAAAFAGVARYPARVKCAMLAWVALEEALLAAN; via the coding sequence ATGAGTTCGGACCTGCAGCAGCTCTACCAGCAGATCATCCTGGAACACGCCAAGCGGCGGCGCGGCGACGGCTTGGCAGCGGCCCCGGACGGGCTGGCTTCGGGGGAGTCCCACCAGTTGAACCCCACCTGCGGCGATGAGATCACCCTGCGGGCCGCCGTCGACGGTTCCACCGTGCACGGCATCAGCTGGGAAGGACAGGGTTGCTCCATCTCCATGGCGTCCGCTTCTGTGCTGACGGAACTCGCGGCCGGCCTGGAGCGGGACGAAGTCCTCTCGCTGGTGGACGAGTTCCGTACGCTGATGCGTTCGCGGGGCAGCATTGAACCGGATGAGGAAGTGCTCGGCGACGCCGCGGCCTTTGCAGGCGTGGCCCGCTACCCGGCGCGGGTCAAGTGCGCCATGCTCGCCTGGGTTGCCTTGGAAGAAGCGCTGCTGGCGGCAAACTGA